tcaacgTACACTACTCTTTTTATCAGATctcccaaataaatatatatttaagcactttggaaaattttaggaTTCTGGTTCACTTtgctaaaatgcacaaatatatcttttgtaaaCTTATAAAAAGGCTTTGAAGATTAAATCAATTACAATCAAAaagttcctttcaaatattcaatctcaacacaatctttgtcatatgcaaatatgtatatatatatatatatatatatatatatatatatatatatatatatagataatgatgttcaacacccacaaactgaatatattattgttcagaaaaatatccctcaataaaatgtatatttataaagcaccaaggatatttaatcaaacgttaatatatctaaaatatagatcctttaacaaccacatacaagaatcaaatctttttaaccaatgaAGAAAAACAAATCTTTTACCAAGCAGTGAGATTATGTAGATATAACGTTTACTTATTTTCTATCACTCAACACCTTTTACCTATAGATTTCTAAATGagtggttctttgaaaaatatatatctcaatgacaaagtaaactttttcaagtaatgaacttgttaaacaaaatctctatatggttaagaatgctcaagatcaaattctctaaagatgttcaatagcaagtgatgagatgagaaactcttgaaaaaaaaaaaaacttgaatcactaaacctcaataccaagaagaaataaagttgaatgaatgaatgccctttgatttccagagtagattttcccaaagaagatgaatgaagaatgaagtgcaggcaatcatatagcaatcagctcaagtttctctatgttCTTGTAATAAGATATGTTCTTCTATTGTTGTGTGTCTTGGCTattttttctagggtttagatattcagtatatatagtgtcttacctttagaattgatctcaactgttgaatcaaagaaatagctcgcgagttcttttattaaaaatcaaaattttgagttttctcgcaagttcaggcaactgaGGTCTAAGCCCAGACaaccgaagttccttaaacctttgaaaaattaacttgaaatgcagggtcaggcgactgaagagtggttcaggctcctgaagtggtgaGTTCAGGCATCTGAAGTCCCAAGTtaaggcgaccgaagtgcctcggccaagttgatgtgtttcccattaattctttaggctaccaaacttaatcttcaagctcctaaagaaattctttaggtgactaaggttgagttcaggctaccgaagtcccatttttcttaatttttcttcttttttttattatttaaaaatatgttttattttctttcttggctcttttataaaaacactttcaaaggttttaagaatatttctaagtccatgaaagtcccttaatgatgttcatgaaatgcatgaaacttaaagtcattctaggtatatgttgagcctcaaattaaatcatacgacaatgtaaatacataagttctaaagatgttcttgaactttgctgcttgcatcttgattcttgtactctttgatttccatggagcttgccaaaatgtgtcaactttactttatggcttccatgactcgttatctttccgtgcatgcttaatataggttctgttcacaaactcaatgcacagatcaaataccaagtgatttgtcattatcaaaataggattgaactcgtagagtcaacaatctactataacatctcaggccctaaATGAGCACCGAGGGAACCTTGTTCAATTTTTGCACACCTACGCAGcgggaaaacataaaactgtatatccatatttacaataccagaatacaataattttccaaaatatacataaacCAGAACACATCTTTCAATAACATCCACCAAAACCCTGGAAAACTATCCAAAAATACATCTctctgaaaacacttaccccacaacCAGGGCAGTACAACAATCTCTCTAACAGCGAGCTTGATctactcgtctaactggatcacctgaaaaatattaaatcactgggatgagacaacgctcagtaagaggaaatatgctattactagtgtgtggcaactgagttccataaatactatactgataaatatctgaaactgtaaaagctgataaaaatatatacagtacaacttgcatctatcatagtttaaaaagacaactgtaatatctgagttttctacttttcatacttctagtatcataatatgtATTTgttgatattctgtaaatttgtatacatatacataactgtgataattaccctgaaaactgtacatcatgatttaacccttcatgacagggttgtgtggcccgtaagcgagacttaactctggttggcctaccagagtaagtcaactataactctaccaatcctcactCCAAGGCGCAGTActagtatctacctcgtcaaaccggccccctcaacccaatcttttggggagcctgcaatccttCCAAGCACGATTGACATAATCCTCCACACACTATATGAGATGTGTGCTTGCACTCTGATATGTAATAGCAAAAGTACCGTACTCTTCTGATatctgaactgattcatcagggtttgatactgtataatactattttctatatatacatcttactgtttcatcatgattccaaaataaccataacatcaaAAACTGTTATGAAATTACTGTAATATTTGAACTGTAATAAATGAGCTGTAATGTCTGAgctgtataaactgtatatcaTAGTATTGTGGCTTTAACATTTTGAAAGatcatggtaatctgtaaatGCTACAAAATATCTGTTTGttaaatatatctgtctgtaaaatatatatcTGTCTGCATCATATCTGTTTGTAAAATATATATGTCTGTAtgtacactgtaattcataattttgtataatCTGTTATAACATATCTctgcataaatactataaatcatagtaaTCTGAACACTATAAAATTTCTGTACTAATATGttaatttctcatgccacacaacttaaataaataaatatttcacaTCCTAAAAActgtatcttctaatatacaaataatttgcatgCTGGATAATaatctaaaaaatatataatttactgataaacattctaacattcctagcataacatatttcccttacctatctgactgggaggctaGCCTCAAATTCAACCCTTACGCCCTCGACGTATCGGCCTCAAAAATcctataattacatatatacaaattccccaGTAAAACACTGTATACTCTAGAAAaacatcatactcacatttcttgaatctgcctattcgtaatttcctaaactataatttacccgAATTCCTGGAAAAATAACCACTAAAGTCCTCAACTCATGCCTGCAAGGTCCCAAAAATACGCTGACCTTGAAATCatgacaccctaatttttatttCGCAAATGTTAGTATATTCTCATAAAACACAAAATCTGGGTTTATATGAACCTGGTAGTActggaaataccaaaataatttacttaccctgaaattgggatgatgcccaaacttctcaaatcaacattctgttccggttaagttgtagagaatctccccaggatcacattggtagcttctgatcatcgtaCCAGGGAGAAACGGAGcggaaaatctagagagaaggtggaagaACCATTTctaaagagagaaaagagagagagagactgaatTTCCTTTGGAATCTGATTTTTGTGCTTATATATAATCTGCTGCCACGTGGCTTTATCGACGAGAtacgtggcctcgttgacaaaccaaagaagggagttcgtcgacaaaggtgaaaagctcgtcgatgaaccaatgggtctaaattactccctttcggtatctcttcgttgacgaatactgAACTTCATCCATGAATTGTTTAGGGAGTTCACCGACGAAAtgagggcattcgtcgacgaatcctgttttgaatccttttaaattttctttctcctctattatttaattattatcatTCCTGGGTCTTTACATAAGCCaaatgttaaatatatatattaaatagtgGGGCTCGCATGGGCACCCTTTGATTTAAAAGGcggaagcaaaaaaaaaaaaaaaaaaaccgagaAAATAGTGGGGCTGGCACGAGGCCCCCCTTTGATGTAAAAGACATAAGTAGAGGAAAGAAAGGAATAACAAAACCTAACGTCATTTGTCGGTGCTAAGTTGAATTTAGAGGTTTAGAAATCATATACACTAGAAAGACTACTTGCACTTCATGATgagataatataataaaaaaatatataggaaataagttaaaaataaatctaaataGTCATACCAATATTAacaattaaaaattgaaataatatataattagCATGAAACTTGAACGTAAATACAATCTTAGAACTAGTAAAGGTGTATAGAAAAGGAATATTTGGAATAAACAATTTCGTTAAATAATATCTTTAAAACACATATAGGGTAAAAAATatctaaatataattttttgtatatttttaatgAGATAAATCGTCAAATAAATCACGAAAAAAACAGATTAATTAAACTTCTCCGGTTAATTGAGAACTTttaaaaggttaaaaaaaaaaaatctcgagCCATACGttgatttatgaaaaaaaaaagatatcttgttttatggattttttttaaagatagaaaattaattattatttaaataaatataaaaatgagTATCATATttaagggggaaaaaaaaaaatctttatagaCGTGCATACCAAACTCACACGTGAAGAGCTAGGGTGAAACAGATCGCCCGtgttctctttttctttcctctAATAAGTCAACTGGTTCTCTGTATAAACCCACCACTCCTGCCTCCTCCTTCGCCGAGGCAAGGATCGGCCTAGCCTATGGGGCTGTTCGGATGATCCGAAATGGAGATAGGCCTCCTGGAGGCCCATGGGAATGGTTGGGTGGGAAGGCAGGTTCCATTTTTTGCATCTTCCAGCGGTCGTGGAAGGCGGAGAACTTTCCCACACCACCCATTCCTATTGATCCCAGGGGTTTCTCCCTTTCTCTTCGTGCTGGAAATGAAATCAATAGAGTCTGTGGTGAGTTCTTTCTTGGGTTGTCAGCAGCTGCCCCTGCTGGGTTTGGTTATGGATTTGATTCACTGTTTGGGTCTTTAGTTTTTTCTGTTTTGTGGATTGATGTGTGGATTGGAGGATtatgagatttatttatttactgCAGAAAGAAAGCTTGTTGGGTGGAGAAATCAAAGTTTTTTTGTCCTTTAATTAacccatttttctttttctttattttcatcgCCTTTTCTACTTTTCTTTCATGTCTTGAATTCCAGTATTTCTGTCTCTGTAGCTATAGAGCATTTTGGTTTCTGCTATTTAATGTTTGAAGAAACCCTTTGTTGCTGAGAAAGCGTGCAAGAAAATACAAGAAACCCTACTTCTCACTTTTCCTTTTCACATTATCTTAACGGCCAAATAAGTTGTATTTGATCTCATCTAAATTTTAAATCTTAATGTTTGTTAAAGAACCTGTTCACCTAAaagtttagttgtggaaaacaattgttattttctattttttaattttccaaataaTTAGTAGAAAGGAGCTTATTTTTTAGTGTAACATTTATATTAAAAATGGTAGATAATAGAAACTTTGTCTATACACTTgtggaaaataatttatttttccatttcaaaattttcaattaatttaaaaaatgccACCTCGTTTTCCgattttctaaatttgtatagGAAACATgaaaacatcttttcattattttctagatttctgattcttatataatttttttgaataattgGAAAATAAGGTGTCTTTTTGTAAATATTTGGAGTGTTGGAGATCTCGAAATGAAAAAATTTAACTGTTTTCTACAACTATACAAAACCTCTATTTTCTaccttttaaataaaaatcttggaaaattgaagatcaactgtcattttttttaataattctttGGGAAACAAAATTTGAGAAATAAGTACTATTTTCCACAGCTAGAGATACCCTTAAGATTGTTTGGTGACACCTAGGAATGATTTTATTTATGTACTTGACTTCTCAAATGGATGTTGGTGCATGTGGCATTTTCACTATCATCTGCATACGTGCTTCGTTGAATTGTGATTGATGAGCATTTTTTTCTTCTGCTATTCTggtctgttctctctctctctctctctctctctctctaactcactCTGACTCACTTGTGCGTGCGGGCAcgttcacacacacacattgagAGCTTTCAAATAGGATTCTTGGGGCTCCGAGCCTTATTTGCTGCCAATACAAGCAGCATTTGCTGCCACTACAAGCAGCATTTGCTGCTATGGCAGCAGTGGGGGCTGATGCTCCTCCCTGCCCCCCACACGATCACCTCTCAATTGATTGCTGTGAGCTTCTCCTCAGTGACAGTTGTCTATCCCTCTCCTCAGTCTCTTTCATGATTAACCACATGGCGTACTCTCAGCAGAAAGAGTTGAGATGGCTTCAGCACAACACATCCAGGTAGAGATTAAAAAACTTTAGCTCAGACCAATATATCTGAGCAGAGATCAAAACAAAACTAGGGTTAGGGTTATTTGACCATCATCTCAATGACTTTGCAATAGCAATGAGGAGTTTCTACAAAGAGATCAAGGGGATGAATGTGAAGGAACTTCCTGCGCACGTGAAGCCAATGCTCTTTTTCGGTTACCTAAAGAAAAGGCCATTCAGAGAGGCATCGAAAACTGCCTTGCCAAGTACACACAAATGAATTCCATCAATCCTCTCAACCATTCAAGCTTCATTGAGATGATAGTCTGTGTCCTTGTAGCATTTTCAGGGAAATGACATTATGATGAGCACCAGCAGACGCCAGAGAGCACAGAGGTTATTAATCGCATCCCTTGCCCTTTAGTTAATGCAGCTATTAAATCTTATAACAGTTAATTTCTTTGTTTCATGGGTATTTCCTATGGATTGGTGAAGATTTTGATGATCATTGGTTCAGATTGGGGGCAACGTTCATTTGGTTGGTGGTACTATTTCAATGAAGGGTTGTTTTAATGCATTCGAGATTTTGATGCTTGCTTTTTCAATTAGtggtttgttttaattttttagctttattttttagtatattttatgtgagtgcatatttaaatGCTTTTGGCAGGTTTTGGTGCTTGTGTCTTGCGAGTATTGCTTGTTCCTCTTGTTTTCTTTTGACTTGCACTTTGATTTTGTGGACATTGAATGTGTGAATGCTATTGTATTGGCTAATGAAAATTTAGATTATTCCTTCTTACAGAAATGCTAACCTCTTCTTTAAATGTTGAGCCATATTGAATGGTGAATGTCTACCAAGTGAATGTGTAACTACATTAGAGGAGATTCAGATGGATATAGTTTTTGTTTTGTACCATGTGTAACCCTTTATATTAGCCGTTGAAAATGCCAGAAGTCCACTGTAATTTGTTTGATTTACGGATATTGTAGCGCCAAGTATGTTATGGGTTGATGAGGATTTGAGTGGCTATTGTTTTGATCAAAGGTTGGTGCTAACTTGCACTAAATGGAGAGGATGATAGATGATATTGAATGTTGATTGTATGTTTCAAGTAATGCCAATTGTCGTAGGGTTAAAAGAATAGTTGTTTTTTAGAGGGGGTGAAACTGTGAAAGGGTTATGCGTCTATCTTTAAAAGCtcaagaataaaaaaattatttcttacaGGGTCATTGGACGCAATTTGATGGATGCGATGGCTTGATAACTATGCAGCAGCTTCTTGCTTTAATTTCAAGGGCATAGGAAAAACTTTTGGTTGGTGTGGCTGGCAGGAGAGAAATAAAAGATCTTTCAATGGATTGTAATAGCCAATGAGCAAAGTTATAGATCCATTCTAATTCATGATTTTTATTCCCAATGGCATCCATGCATGAGTTCACTGGTAATTTACTATGTCAGGAATCAACATATATTGTTTCTTTGAAAGTGTATGCATCAGATTTCAAAATCAGACCTGATTGTTGTGCCCTAATAATTTTAGTATCTGTTGGCTTGATAATTGGACCCAACCCGATTGATGAGCTATACATTACCATATTGTAAATTGAGGGAGTGAATTCAAAATGGATAGAGGACTTCAGAACCTCTGATTTGCTGATAAATGCTGGTTATCTGAAGTTGAATGCATTGGGCTATTATAATGTGGCTTGAGAGAAATATGTTAATTTGCGTAGGAAATCAGTGGCAAAGCTATGCCCTATACTGTTAGTAATGGTTACAACTTAAGATATCATATAATGGACCCAATTTGTTTCCAAATGTGGTCGttcaatattttgttttcagtaTGGTATTTgcaatgagaaagaaaataaaaaaaataaataaagaataagaacTTGAACATTTGTTTCAGGTTTATAATTTAAAGTCGTCTGCGTAACAATTTAGTGATATAGTTCTGTGATGTTTCATTTCCCTTTGACCCTTGGTAGATCAGACAGTTCCTTTTTATCTTTATGATCTTTTCTCTGAATTGTGGGTATATATTATTTTGGAGAATAttgtttctctttcttcttcatttaACAATATCTTACTGTAGtgtttttcactttttttgtaATTATGTTTCAGGTAGTCTATCATACTTCCATTAAGTTTGGTCGTTTTGGGTTCCCAATGGAGCTATGCCATAATCTTGAATGAGAGAAGCACCTGTAATGCAAATTTGGGCACCTCATATGCAATATGTACATATTTTCTAGAAAGTTTCCCTGATTGCAATgcgtactttttttttttttttttttgtggttgcAAATTTCTTTTTAGAAAGTCTTCAATGAAAACTTGAATTTATGCCCTTTCTAGGACACTTTTTAGAATTCCCATTCCACCACCTTAGGAAAGTATCCAGtcttattttgaaaaaagattcaCTATAGTACGATTTCTTGAACGGAATTCAAGTTGATCATTTATTTTGTTTCACTAAGCAATCAGATAGGATGATCAAGAAATTTTAAGTTTACTGAGGATAAGGCAAGGCTTGTCAGGTTCCAAAAGTATTTACCTAGATTTCTGAGAGAAATTTATCTCTCCCTAGAGTTCCTTTTTCCCATGCATGCAACATGCATTAGTGCAGGTTTTTCGTGATATCTTGTTATCTATTTAGGGTGCACCTCTCAAGTATCTTTGAGAAATTGAAATTGAATATGCAACTTAATTGATGAACATCATGGAATTGGTTTTCAACTGTGCATTCTGCCCAGGGTGCAGAGCCACTGTGAAGCTACTCCTGGCAACGTGAATTATCTTTCTGAATTTGCAGTTAGCATTTTGATCCTCTTCCTTTTTCTCTGAAAGTTGCTATATTAACTATTTATTCTTAAAATTTTGCTATTTGTTTTTTCCCCTGCGTCGCCagtaattttatgggttttcTTTGGTTTAATAATACTCTTGCTTGTTTATAGATTCTATTAATTTGACgtatgatataattttttttttactattcgtTTAGTTTTGCATGTTGAATTGCTAGA
The Malania oleifera isolate guangnan ecotype guangnan chromosome 13, ASM2987363v1, whole genome shotgun sequence DNA segment above includes these coding regions:
- the LOC131146910 gene encoding uncharacterized protein LOC131146910, with the protein product MIRNGDRPPGGPWEWLGGKAGSIFCIFQRSWKAENFPTPPIPIDPRGFSLSLRAGNEINRVCVSFMINHMAYSQQKELRWLQHNTSSNEEFLQRDQGDECEGTSCAREANALFRLPKEKAIQRGIENCLAKYTQMNSINPLNHSSFIEMIVCVLVAFSGK